The DNA window GCTATTCTTACAACAATAATGGCAATCTAATCAAGAAAGACAATACAACCTATGCCTATGATTACGAAAACCGTCTCACCCAAATAACCTATCCCGATAACTCAACCCAAACCTTTACCTATTGCCCTTTGGGAAAAAGAATCGCCAAGGATAATTCAATCTTTCTCTATGATGACCAAGACCTAATTGCTGAATATTCTCCAGAAGGAACCCTAACATCAAGATACACCTTTGGCCCTGGCATTGACAACCCAATCTCAGTAAGAATAGGAACCCAAAGCTATTTCTACCACCTTGATGGACTTGGCTCGGTAATCTTTATTACCAACAAAGACAAAAACATTGTTTCATCCTACAATTACGATGCCTTTGGAATACCTTTTGGCTCATCCTCAATCCCTAATCCCTTTCTCTTTACCTCCCGAGAATACGAACCCAAACTAAACCTTTATTATTACAGAGCAAGATACTATGATTCAGAGGTGGGGAGGTTCTTGGGTGTGGATCCGATATTGAAGGTAATTTTTGGTCTACCTCAAGGACTATCTTTTAAATCACTTGCTTTATCTGAAGCAGGAAAAGATATTTTCCCTCAAGAAAAGATTGAAGCTTCCCTTTCTTCTTTGGATTATACTTCTGAATCTCAATGTTATTCCTGTAATCCTTCTATTTCAAACCCAATCTTTCTAGTTCCATTTATGCTTTCTATTCCTCAAGGATTACATTCATATGTTTACTGTCAAAATAATCCAATAAATTTTATGGATCCGATAGGATACTCTAATTGCCATACAAAATGTCATATTGCATGCCATCTTACATGTGAAATTATATGTGAGCTTTTCGTCCATTTTCCTCCTGTATGTCTTGCTTTGTGTGCAATGACTTGTATTGTAACATGTGATATAATATGTCCTCCTGAGCCACCAAATCCAAATAAAGATAAAAATGGATGTAAGTAAGGAGATTTAAAATGATTAAATGGCTAATAGTTGGGGTTATTTTATTCTTTGGGTTAATATCTTTAGTTTTCTTTCGAATATATTTTCGCACAGGAATGAAAGGTCAATTTTTAATTGGATTAGCATGTATTATAGGAATTATAGGATTAAGTTTTTACTCTAAGCCTAGAATATGTTATTTTTTCTTAGCGATTGCTCTTATATTGAATTATATAGCGATGTTCATTTTATCAACAATAGAAAGTGGTGGGGAAGAAATGATTAGAAAGACATCTTTTTTATCTCGGATAACTGGAAGAGTTCCAATAATTCAAGAAAATAAAATTAAATTGATCATTGATAGAAAAAAAGGAATTATGTGGGGGAGTATAGTTATAGTGACTGGGATTATCTATTATTTCTCTTATTTTTCTAATCATAGTTGGATTATTTATTTTTTAGGAACAATAACTATAATTATAGGAATTGGAATTCTAATTTACAATATTTACAGCAAGAAAAATAAAGGTGGTGAAAATTGAATTTTAAAATGATGATTTATATATTTAATCTTACTAAAAGAATATTCCTAGTATTGATGGTGGTTTTGTTGGGAATGGTTATCTTTAGTCATTGCCATTATTCACAGATTTTTGCTTCTTTTATAGGAGATACCAAGAATCCATTTCCACACCATTATCCACATCCACCAGATAAATCTCCTTCGCCACCTTCCCAACCCCCACCAGGACCATCGGGTGGCTGTGGCAATGAGGATGGGGATGGGGATGGGGATGAGGATGGAGATCCTCCCGAACCTCCAGAGCCTGACCATCCTGATGATACCCTAGATGTTAGCACAATCCATCCCTACCTTAAGCCACAAGGAGAGGCAGATATTGCTATACTTAACAAAGGGCTTTATCCAGAATGTGGAATGCTTTTGCAAAACCTTGAAATTCCCTATGCCATACATCGGGATATTCCCGACCTAGATGACCATTCAATCCTTATTATCCCCTCAGGAGGTTTAGCCGGCAAGGAAAACTCAAGGGTTTTCAAGGAACAACTTGAATCCTATGCAAACCAAGGAGGAACCATAATCTGCTTCTCCCAGCAATATGGGGAGGAATTTAGGGCATTGCCAGGAGGATTAGAAGGCTATGGCTGGAGGCAGGACCAATCCTGCTGGACAAATGCCGCATATATTGAGAATGACCATCCGATATTTGCCTCTCAAGATAACCTTTACCTTACCGCAAACATTGATGGGTATTTTAGTGAATGGCCAGGTTCTACAACAACCTTGCTTACAAGAACAAAGAATAGAATGCCATCTATGCTAATGTATCCTTTTGGTTCAGGAACCATTATTGCCACAACATTATTTACTGATTACAGCTATGCCAGAAATCAGACAACCAATCAAGAATTAAAGCTTATAAAAGACCTTCTTCTCTTTGCAAGATACAGAACAACAAAGGTTTATAAACCCAATGAAATTGCAAATTTTAAATTGCAAATTTTAAATTGTAAATTGGAGGAGGCTGATTCTGTTTTAATCACCATAGACAATAAAGAAACCCAGACATTTACCTTAAACATTCCCTCAGGAGAAATAGGAACTATAACTTTAACCCTTCAAAACCAACCATTAGGCATCCATACCATTGCCTATAGCCTATACAAACAAGAAGAACAAATCCAATCTTCCATAACCATTGATACCTTTGCTGTATCAATGGGGCTATCTAATACCCAACCAAATCCAGATATTACATTATTATTAACCTTTGAGGGAGAAAAGGAGGAAAGACTTAAGGGAACACCCATAACATTTCTAATAACCTTAAAGAATAATACAGAGAAGGAAAGGGAAGTAAGCCTTGAACAATGGAGCCATGGAACAGGAGGAAGATACGAATTCTTTGCAACATCCACTATCTTGCCAA is part of the bacterium genome and encodes:
- a CDS encoding RHS repeat-associated core domain-containing protein; translation: YSYNNNGNLIKKDNTTYAYDYENRLTQITYPDNSTQTFTYCPLGKRIAKDNSIFLYDDQDLIAEYSPEGTLTSRYTFGPGIDNPISVRIGTQSYFYHLDGLGSVIFITNKDKNIVSSYNYDAFGIPFGSSSIPNPFLFTSREYEPKLNLYYYRARYYDSEVGRFLGVDPILKVIFGLPQGLSFKSLALSEAGKDIFPQEKIEASLSSLDYTSESQCYSCNPSISNPIFLVPFMLSIPQGLHSYVYCQNNPINFMDPIGYSNCHTKCHIACHLTCEIICELFVHFPPVCLALCAMTCIVTCDIICPPEPPNPNKDKNGCK